One part of the Neodiprion virginianus isolate iyNeoVirg1 chromosome 3, iyNeoVirg1.1, whole genome shotgun sequence genome encodes these proteins:
- the LOC124299559 gene encoding intersectin-1-like — protein sequence MCQQQEAAERHQQQLLQLLLDQQEQQKQEIVNQREQRERKLASQLEQRKREQKQRERDLASQLEQLRAARREQKQRERELASQLEHQRLDREAQERSKTSLHELFWTTVAALQAVHQVNGSGEPAVTPRGSRVATPLPSPVPVRAVQEVQQPGRFQDVRDSRWKDSMGRV from the exons ATGTGCCAACAACAAGAGGCCGCGGAACGTCATCAACAGCAACTTCTTCAGCTGCTTCTTGATCAACAAGAGCAGCAAAAGCAAGAAATCGTCAATCAACGAGAACAACGAGAAAGGAAACTTGCCTCTCAGTTAGAGCAGcgaaaaagagaacaaaaacAACGAGAAAGAGATCTCGCCTCTCAGTTGGAGCAGC TTAGAGCAGCGAGAAGAGAACAAAAACAACGAGAAAGGGAACTCGCCTCTCAGTTGGAGCATCAGAGGCTAGATAGAGAAGCTCAAGAACGATCCAAAACCAGTCTTCATGAACTGTTCTGGACGACTGTGGCGGCTCTTCAGGCTGTCCATCAGGTGAACGGCTCAGGAGAACCGGCCGTCACCCCTCGAGGTTCCAGAGTCGCtactccgcttccctctcctgttcccgttcGCGCTGTTCAGGAGGTCCAACAGCCAGGACGGTTCCAGGATGTTCGAgactcaag ATGGAAAGATTCCATGGGCAGAGTATGA